A region of the Candidatus Acidiferrales bacterium genome:
CGCGGGCTGCGGTGGCTGGAGCAAACGCAAGACACTCTATGGGTCTGATCATTTCGCAGGACGCGAGGACTCACTGCTCGACCCGCGGCGCGATGCGGCGAAGATTCGCGCCTTCTTTGTACACCCAGATTGGGCGCGCCGAGGCATCGGCACGCTGATCCTGGATGCGTGCGAGGCGGCTGCGCGTCAAGCCGGCTTTACGCGCCTCGAGATGGGAGCCACGCTGACGGGCGTGCCATTCTACCGGTCGAAAGGTTACACGGAGCTGGAACACCTCAGTGCCCCGCTACCCGGCGGCGAATCGCTGCCCATCGTTCGCATGGCCAAGTGAACCACCCGAGGCTTGCCGGACACGGCGGCTGCCATGCTATACTTCATAGCCCATCCTCTCGGGAGGCCATTCTGTGCGACCGAGGGGGCGGCAAGCACAACTGGAGGTGGGTTTATCGCCGAACGTGGTGGGATCAGCGGCCCGCGGGTCAATGAACGCATCCGCGCGCGTGAATTGCGCGTGATCGATGAGCAAGGCAATCAGCTTGGCGTAATGACCTACTTCGACGCCATGAAAGCGGCGCGCGACGTGGGCTTGGATTTGGTCGAGATTTCGCCCAATGCCGTGCCGCCAGTGTGCAAGATCGCCGATTTTGGCAAATACCTGTACGAGCAAAATAAGAAGGCGCACGAAACGCGCAAGCATCAGAAAGGCACGCAAATCAAGGAAGTGAAATTCCGCCCTTCCACCGCGGAACACGATTTTCAGGTGCGCAAGAATCAGATCATCGAGTTTCTGGGCAAGGGCTATAAAGTGAAGGCCATGGTTTTCCACCGTGGACGGGAAATGGCACACCAGGACGTGGGACGTGCGAAGATGACTCGCCTGCTGAAGGAAGTCGAAGATCACGCGCTGGTGGAATTCGGGCCGCGCATGGAAGCGAATATTCTGCTGGCGCTTCTGGCGCCGAAGAAGGGCGCGACGGCATCTCGTCCAGCGCCGGCGACGGGCCAGGCATAAGTTCGAAAATGATTCGGGATTCTGCGGGGGGATTGTGCCAAGAAAACCAAGAGCGAAGATAAAGCTGAAGACGCATCGTGGCGCGGCGAAGCGATTTAAGATCACGTCCACCGGCAAAGTGATGCGCATGCATTCCGGCAAGCGGCACCTGCTCGGAACCAAGAAACCGAAGCGGATGCGGCGTCTCAAGAAACAGATTCAGGTTACGCCGGGCGACGCAGCAAAAGTGCATCGCCAGTTGCCGTACGGCTAGAGCCTCAGCGGCGGATTTTTTGAGATAGATTTTTTCTGCGCCAGGCAGCGCGTCACGGGTGCCTGCCGGCCAGTTACCCCGCGAAGCGGGGCGAATCACAAGCTGTACCCACGAGACAAACCCGTTGCGTCATGCGGCTGTGCGCCGCGTGCGCGGCCTGCTTGTCTCGGTTTGTCTCCCGTGAATTTGATTTCGATTTGAGCGCACAAAGCGCGCAAGAGATCGATAAATTTCGTCTTTAAGGAGCCTTCATTTATGGCAAGAGTGAAACGCGGGACCAAGCGCCGTGCGCGGCGCAAGAAGATTTTGAAACATACCAAAGGGTTTTTCCTGACCAAGAGCAAGCTCTATCGCTCGGCGCGGGAGGCGATGAACCGCTCACTGCGCTATTCCTATCGCGACCGCCGCGCGCGCAAACGCGACTACCGCACGCTATGGATTCAGCGCATCGGCGCGGCCGCGCGCAACAATGGCATTTCGTACAGCCAATTCATGCACGGGCTGAAGAGCGCGGGCGTCGAACTCGACCGCAAGATTCTGGCGGATCTGGCCGTGAACGATGCCGCGGGGTTTACGGCGCTGGTCGCGCAGGCGAAAGAGCATCTCGCCGCACGGCCAGCTCCCGCTTCGGCTTAAATCGCAATCTGATTTTGCTTGAGGCGCAAAGCGAACGCCTTTCCCAATATGTCTAACGCTCTCGAAAAGACGAATGGCGCATTCGACGCGCTCGGGGTGTCCTCCGAAGCCGCTGTCTCCGCGCTTTTCGACGCATTGTTGCGCAGCGCCGAAGAGGAAATGGCTAGCGCGAAAACCGGCGAGGAATTGGAATCTTTTCGCGTGCGCTGGCTGGGGAGAAATAACAGCGTCAAGTCGCGTGTGCAGGAGAATTGGCTGAAGCGCGCGTCTCCGGACACGAAGAAATGGGTCGGAGCGAGCTTCAATGCGTGCTTCCGCAAATTGGAACAGGATTTTGCCGCGCAAAAAGCCAAGCCCGCAGCGACGGGAACATCCGGCCGCATGGATCTTTCGCTTCCCGGCGTCGTGCGGCCGATCGGCACGCGCCATCTGATTCGCCAGACCTACGACGAGATCGAACGGATTTTTCTTTCGCTAGGGTACACCGTTGTCGAAGGGCCGGAAATCGAGACTCCCTATTACAACTTCGAGGCACTGAACATTCCCGAGCATCATCCCGCGCGCGACAATATGGACACGTTTTATCTCGGGAGCGCGCCGGGCTATCTGCTGCGTACGCACACTTCGCCGATGCAAATCCGCACGATGGAAAAACAAAAGCCGCCTGTACGCATCGTCGTGCCCGGGAAAGTCTACCGACGCGACAATCCCGATGCGACGCACTCCTTCATGTTCCACCAGCTCGAAGGGCTCGCCGTCGATGAAGACATTACGTTTTGCGATTTCAAAGGCACGATCGAATATTTCGTGCGCGAGTTTTTCGGCGCTTCGACGAAGACGCGCTTCCGGCCGAGTTACTTTCCGTTCACCGAACCTTCGGCGGAGTTCGACGCGTCGTGCATCTTCTGCGGCGGCAAGGGATGTCGGACGTGCAAGCAGTCGGGCTGGATCGAACTGTTCGGTGCAGGAATGGTGAACCCGGCTGTGTACGGTTTCGTGGGCTACGACGCAAAAAAATTGAACGGCTTCGCCTTTGGAATCGGCGTGGACCGCCTGGCAATGCTGAAGTACGGCCTGGGCGACATTCAAGTTCTTTTTCAGAATGACGCGCGCTTCCTGCGCCAGTTTCCATAGGATGAGGACGCTATGTGGGGTCGCATGCCATTTTGGATTGCCGATAACTACGCCATTGACATCCATGACCTGGGCGCTGCTTGCCAGTGGTACAAAGAAAAGCTTGGTCTGCGGAAGGTCCGTGATGGCAAAGACGACTCCGGCCGACCGTTTGCGGACGTTTGTCTGCTTCGATCTCGAGGGATGGCGGGGATTTGTTCGCTCGTCGAACTCGAGCCCGGCACGGCTACGGAGAAACAACATGTCATCTTCTACGCGAACAACCTGGAAAAAACTCAGCAATGGTTGATCTCCCGTGGAGTAACGACAGAACCCATTACGGTTGACTCGGGCGGAAATCGTTTCTTTCGGTTTCTCGATTTGGACGGGAATGCCATTGAAGTTTGCGTTGAACCAAAATAGCTGTCGCTGACGACATCGGAATTAAGGATGAAAGTTCTCTACAACTGGCTGAAAGAGATCGCCGACTTCGTAGCGGCTCCGGCTGAATTGCGCTCGCGTCTTTCGATGGCCGGTGTCTCCGTCGATTCGATCGAAGAAACTGCGGCCGGCCCTGTGCTCGACGCGGAAATTACGATCAACCGGGCTGATTTGCTCGGCCACGCCGGGATTGCGCGCGAAGTTGCGGCGTTATACCGGCTACGATTGAAGATCATTCAACCGCATTTCAAGGAAAGCGCGGAGTTCGTGGGGAAAGCGGCGCGCGTGGAAATCGAATGTCCGGATCTTTGCGGACGCTACACGGCACGCATCGTTCGCGGCGTAAAGATTCAGCCGTCGCCGGACTGGCTGCGCCAGCGCCTGGAAGCGCTCGGCCAGTCGTCAATCAACAACGTAGTCGACGCCACGAATTACGTCATGCTCGAGCTTGGCCAGCCGCTGCATGCCTTCGATTACGACGAGCTCGCCGAGCATCGCATCATCGTGCGGCGCGCGCGGCCCGGCGAGACGATGCGCACGCTCGATGGAATCGACCGCAGGCTCTCGAAGGATATGTGCCTCATTTGCGATGCGCGCACGCCGGTGGCGATCGGCGGAGTGATGGGCGGAGCGGACAGTGAAATCAGTTTCAGCACGAAGAATCTGCTGATCGAGTCGGCGTGGTTCGATCCGATTTCGATTCGCCGCACGTCGAAAGCGCTCGGTCTGCGCACGGAAGCATCGCTGCGCTTTGAACGCGGCGTGGATCCGGAACTGGCAGAGTTCGCGTCGCGCCGCGCGGCCGAATTGATTCAACAGCTTGCCGGTGGTGAAGTGCTGGCCGGCGTCGTGGACGTGCATCCGCATCGCGAGGAGCAGCGGAAAATTGAACTGTCGCGGCAGGAACTGCTGCGCGTGATGGGCGCTGACGTTCCAGACCGCGCAATCGAAGAAATACTCGGCGCTCTCGGTTTCCATCCGGCACGCGTAGATTCCAGTCGCGGGAGTGCCGAATCGCTTGTGGCGCGATGGGAATGCGAATCGCCTTCGTGGCGCAGGGACGTGTCGCAGCAGATTGACCTCATTGAAGAAATCGCCCGGCACTACGGCTACGATAAATTCCCTCCGCGATTGCCTCCGGCGAAGCGGCCCGCCGCGCGGCGCCCGAACGCACACGAGGAAGACCAGTTGCGCGAACGGCTGGTCGCGCTGGGCTACGAGGAAATTCTGGCGATCCCACTTGTTGATCCCGATCGCGATTCGTTGTTTCGCGATGAGGGAACGAATCCTGCCACGATTGGCAATCCTCTCTCGGAAGACGCCTCTGTCCTGCGCAGCTCGAGCTTGACGAGCATGGTCTCCACGATCGAGTGGAATTTGAATCGCAGCCAGCGCAACCTGCGGCTCTTCGAAGTGGGAAAAAGATACGAAGTGCACAACGGGAAGCCCGTGGAAATGCGCGTGGTGACGATGGGCGCGACCGGGCTGGCTCGCGAGCAATCGATTTACGAGGCGGCGCGCGAATTTTCCTTCGCTGACTTCAAAGGGGATGTCGATCAATTGCTTGCTATTGCGGGCGGCGCACACTGGAAAACCGGCGGTCCGTCTTGGCTGGTGAATGGCTGTGCAAGCGAACTTTTGCTGACGCGAAACGGCAATGAGCGAGTCGGTACAGCAGGAGAGCTTTCGCACGACCTCGCGCACCGTTTCAAAATTCGCCAGGATGTTTTCCTCGCAGAGTTGCGCCTTGAACCGCTCGTAGCGGCCGTGGCTTCGGTGCATGCAGCGTTGCGCTACGAGGCTTTGCCTCGTTTCCCCGCGGTTGAACGCGATTTCTCTCTCGTGCTCACCGAAAGCACAAAATTCTCGCAAATCGAAGACGTGATCCGCGCTCTCGGGATTCCCGAGCTTCGCGGCATCGAAGCCGTTGATTTATTTCGCGGCGGCCAGGTTCCCGCGGGCAAGTATTCGCTCCTTGCGCGCGTGACCCTGCAAAGCGCGGAAGCGACGTTCACCGAAGTGCAGCTCACGGAAATTTCGTCGAAGATCATTGCGGCCCTCGCCGAGAAATTGGGCGCGACGCTTCGCGCCACCTAATTCAGCGCTGCGGTACTTGCCTTGTTCCATCGATTGCCCCAGAATGGCGCCACCATCCCGATGCGCGCAAAATCGCAAAACCTGATCAAGCCACGCGACGCGGCGCAGGTCCTGGGTATCAGCTATCCGACGCTCAAACAATGGATCTATCACGGCAAATTGCGCACGGTGAAGACAGCTGGCGGCCATCATCGCGTTCCCGAATCGGAGATTGACCGTTATCTTTCACGCGCGCTGCGGCGCACAGACGTCGCCGAGCGCCGCAAGACCTTTCGCCGCATCAGCGGGCGAAATCAGCTCGTCGGCCGTGTTGTGGACATCAAGACCAGCGGCCTGATGGCGCAGGTGACGCTTTCGATCGGCGAGCAGCACATCACGGCGATCATCACCGCCGATGCCGTACGGGAAATGCGCCTGCAGAAGGGCGACATGGCCGCGGCGCTGATCAAGTCCACGGAAGTGATGATTCTGCGCGTTTGATTCTTCTCTTTCGCTCCCACGCAACATTCCCTTGCGCTTGCGTTGCCTGCGGCATTGCCCCAGAATGACTGCACCCGCCGGGAGAAACGAAATGAAAATCGAGATTTTCGATCAGACTTACAACATTCAGTCGGAAGACGACGAGAATTACTTGCGCGAGCTGGCGTCGTTCGTTGACGAACGGATGCGCACGATCTCCGAAGCCACGCGGCAGGTGGACTCGATGCGCGTCGCCGTCCTGGCATCGCTCAATATCGCTGACGAGCTTTTCGCGCTGCGCAAACGCCAGAAAGAAATCGAAGGCCCCCTGCGCAAGCGCGTCGAAAAATGTGTGACCTTGGTGGAACGGACGCTCGAAAGTTCACATTGAGTCAGATTGCTTTCCGGATACCGATTCATGGCATCCTCATTGCGCCGCGTGAAGGCCAGCGAAAGCATCGCCTCGACCAATCCTGCTACAATGGTTCGCGGGGTTGGCCTGCAACGCGCGTGTTGCTGCGATGGCCTGTTTGAACCAACACTGAGTCCCGGGGAGCCCTTGTCGTCCTGCCGGTGTGCATGTCCCTCCCGAGCGATCGGGATGGGAAAGCCTGAAGGCAGGCGTTGGGCGCCCACTTTATCCAGGGGTTCAGCGGCCTAGCTGCCACGACGAAGTGGACCGCTCCGCTTGCCTCTTGTTCCACATGGAACGTTTTCTGCCAAGCGGTCTGCTGAGAACCTGCTTCTTTCCCGGCTTTGCAATTACCTGCTCACTTGACCACGGCGCCCAAAGATTCTAGTGGTCTTTTGTAACGTCCAGCCTCTAACATCTAGCCCCTAACTTTATGCGCATCCTTTTCGTAGGTGACGTTGTCGGCTCGCCAGGACGGCGGATCGTAAAAGACCGCCTCGCCGACATTGTCGAGCAGCGAGAAATCGATCTGGCCATCGTCAATTGCGAAAATGCAGCCTCCGGCTTCGGCATCACGCCGCGGCTTGCCGAGGAACTTTTCGCCACGGGAGCCGACGTGCTTTCCGGCGGAAACCACATCTGGGATCGCAAGGAGATTTTCGATTATTTTCCGCAGCAGCCGCGCCTGCTGCGGCCGGCGAATTTTCCCGAAGGCTTGCCCGGCAGCGGACTTTACGCTGGCGCGGCCCGCAACGGCACGGGCTACGCCGTCCTGAATCTGCAAGGCCGGACGTTCATGGCGCCTCTCGACTGTCCTTTTCGCACCGCGGAACGCGAATTAGCGCGCATTCCCAGCGGCGTGAAAGTGATTCTCGTCGACATCCATGCGGAAACTACCTCCGAAAAACAGGCGATGGGCTGGTTTCTCGACGGCAAAGTCTCTGCCGTCGTGGGAACGCACACTCACGTCGCCACAGCGGACGCGCACGTCTTGCCGAAGGGTACAGCTTTCATCACCGATGTGGGCATGACCGGCCCGCATGATTCCATCATCGGCATGACCAAAGAGCCCATCATTGAGCGGTTTCTGAACAGCCTGCCCGCGCGCTTCGAGGTGGCTGAAGGCGACGTGCAGATGCACACCGTGCTGATTGATGTCGACGAAGCCACCGGCCACGCGCGCTCGATTGAGCATCTTGCCTTTCGCGCTGACTAATTCGTGACTCTGGCGGATTGTCCGCAAACCTCAGCGGCTCGGCGTGCATCTCATTTGGGCTGAAATGCCAGGCATTCATTAGCGCGATGAAAATCCAGCCCAGCCGAGTCACGATCCTTTGCGCTGCCGCGCTCCTCTGCGCAGTTTCTTTTCTGTTCGCGGTTGAAATTTCTCCTGCACAAGGGGAGATGGAGACGGAAATCACGGCAAAGGCTCGCCTTTTTCCTGACGTCGGGCCGGGCATCAAGGCCATGAAGCACGATGCCGCGGGCCGCTACTATTTCCTTTCCACGATGGACCACACCGTGCGCATTTACACGGCCGACAACACCTATCTTGGCCAGATCCCGAAAAATGATCAGGGGCCGGCGGGCATCGTGTACGGCGAGGATTTTGCCGTCGACGCTTCTGGTCGCCTGTACGTTGCCGATCGCGGCGCAAACGCCGTCAAAGTGTATACGCGGGATGGATCGCTCGCCTTTTCCATACCCGTGGCGACGCCGATTTCTGTCGTCGCTCTTCCTTCGGGCGACATTGCCGTCGCCAGCCTGGGATCCGCACGGCTCGTGACTATTTACGATAAGAATGGCAAGGACCTTCGCGAGTTCGGCGATTTCTCCGATCTCGCCGATCATGAGTCGCTCAACCGCCTGCTGAATGTCGGCCGCTTGGCGACCGATCCCGCCAACCACATTTATTACGCCTTCACTTACTTGCCAGAGCCGACGGTGCGGAAGTACGACGCTTTCGGCTACGCCTCCTACGAAATCTCGCTGGCCACGATTGACATGTATCCTTCGGCGCAAGCCATGCGCCGCGATATCGCGCGCCTTGATGCGCAGGATACTCCACCGGTTCTTCCGAAAATTATCAATGCCATCGGCGTCGACCCCGCGACGCAAGAGGTTTGGCTGGCACTGGGCGACGAATTAATGAAGTTCGACAAGGACGGCAACCGTAGCGAAGAGTACCGTACGCTGATGCCCAGCGGCGAAGATCTCAACGCGACGGCGATCCTCATCGAGCCGCATCGCATCTTGCTTGCCGATGATCCCCACGGCGTCTTCGAATTCGCGCGCCCCGATCTTCGCAAGGCCCCCACGCCAAAAACCAACTAATTCTTCCGCTGTCGCTCCGCTCGAAAAATGGCGCCGGCCAGAGCGCAGCGCGGATGTAAGGGTCGATCCAGAGTTCACGGCGAATCGCCGCAGAGTGCCTCAACTTGCTGCTCTAGCGGCGCATCCATTTGTGCGCCCGTGTGGCTGGCTGTGGAGCAGACTTGCATGGCTGTGAGCGTCAGGGCTCCGCGCAGATCGGCATTATCCAGATTCGCGCCGTGAAGATCCGCGTCGCTGAGAATTGCGCTTTGAAATATGGCTCCGCGCAAACTCGCGCCGCGCAAATCGGCGCTATCGAGGAATGCTTCGCTGAGCTGCGCACCGTCGAGTTGCGCATTTTCCAATTTCGCGGAGCCAAGGTAGGCGCCCTGCAGGTCTGTTTGATTCATCTCCGCCGATCGCAGAATTGCGCCGCGCAGGTCGGCTTTCACGATGCTGGCTCGTGCGAGTTGCGCGCCGGTCATCTGCGCGTCGTAAAAATTAGCGACATCCAGCCTGGCTCCGGCAAGGATGGCATTCTCGAGAGATGCGTACATCAAATCCGCTGCGCGCAAGTCCGCGCGGGAAAGATTCGCAGACGCAAGGCTGCTATTCGAAAGATTCGCTCCACGAAAGTCCGCCTCAGCCAGATACGCAGCCTTGAGGTCCGCGCCCTGCATTCGCGACTTGGCGAAAAACGCGCGATAGGCTTGTGCGTACCGTAGACTCGCATTCTCCAGTCGCGCGCCTTTCACTGCACTCAAATCATCCAGCCCTGTCCATCCCTGCGGCGGCGAGGAAATCTCCGCCTCGGTCAGGTTGGGAAAGGGATCGTAGCCGATGACCCAAAAAGCATTGGCGGTCCAGCGGCGCACGTCGGAACGTTTGAGCTCCGGCGCGCGGCTGACGTCGTGCGGTGCGCCGAGAATCGCTCCGACGGAAAGCAAAACGAGCAGGATGCATCCGCTGAGAGCCGTGATCGTAAGCCAATTCGTTCGCCAGGGTCCTGCATGGCCATTCGCATGCTGTTCGCTCGAGCGCGCGGGACCGAAAATGCTGTTTGTCTTGCCGGGAAGAAAACCGCTCATCGCCGCAGCCGCGAGGATGAAAAAGATCTGCAACAGGCTGCCGCGCCAATCCTGCTCCGCCAGGTAACGCGCCCAGACCAATAACAATGTCGCGGGAACCATCCAGTAGGCGATCGCTTTAAAAATCAATCGCTGCAGAAAGCGAAACGCAGAGCGCTCTGAATTCGTTTCTGCGAGGCGCACGGGCGCAAGCGCAATCATGGAAAGAGGCACGCACTCAGTCAGCCGCCGTCCGTCGGGAAACACGGCGGGCAATTCGCCCAGCGCGTCCCATAGCCGTTGCAAATAGAAATGGAAGCAAATGTAAATGCCGGCGAGTAGCATCGGCGCAATCAGGTAAAACGCAAGCATCGGGATCGCGCCGCCGACAACAGGAACTGGAGCGAACGGAGAGTTTTTCAGCAGTTGCGCGTCTTTTGTTTTCGCCACGACGATGCAGACGCCCGCGCAGATCGCCGCCATCCCCGCCAGGAGGATCCGTAGCACCTTCGCAACGGCCGTGGTCTCGGCAAGTCCCTCGAACGGGTAAAGGGATTCGGGCACCGAAGCGCCAAACAGGCTCGCGCCGGCGAGTTGCCGCGCCACAAGCCCCGTTGCTGTCGCCAGATTCGCGCCCAGCAGACTCGCCCCGCGAAGATTTGTGCTGACCAGGTTCGCCTCGCTCAGGTCCGCCTCAATCAAGCACGCGCCGCGCAGATCCGCAAGGAGCAAGTCTGCGCCTTTCAAATTTGCGCGCATCAGATTGGCGCCTTGCAGTGGAGCGCCCATCAAATCGGCGCCTTCGAAATTCGCGCCGGTCAGGTCGGCCTTCCTGCCGGATTCCCCGCGCGACTCTACCCACGCGCGATGTTCCTCGACGATCTCGTCGAGCTCGGGATCGCCAAATTTCCGGCACCAATACGTCAGCGTTGCGTCGCCTTTGGCTTCCTGCTCGGCAGTCACGGCCTCGTCGCGCTCTTCTGCCCAAGGTCCGAAGTGGAATTTCAGTTTCATTCAATTACCGCGTCATGATTCTGCTGTGCCGCTCAATCCCTGGTCCGTGCTGGAGAAGACCATGTTCGCGAGAACAAATGGGAAAGCGGAGACGGAATCACCCATGCTGCGTCCGAGCCCCATGCCGCAATCAGAGTAACGGCTTTCGCCGCACAAGTTCGGCCATCATAGGTCGGGTGACGCGAAGAAATCTCCTGTCCTGAGGGTCAGGCACGCAGGCGCTGTTTGTGGCCGTGAAAAATCAGCGCCTTTCTATTTCTTCGCCTGTTTTGGGGTTGGTTTTTTGAAAGCTTGCTTATGCCACTTCAAATCCGCATGGGCATGACAACGTACCGATAGCGGCTGGACTCATCGGCGAGCGGGCGCATCTGACCTGCGGACTGATCATCCTTCAGTTCCACGGAAATCGGTCCATCCGCAGTGGCGGCGAGAAAATCCAGCAGATATTGCGCGTTGAAGCCTATTGTGATCGGCTCGCCTTTATATTCCTTTTCGATGGCTTCCTTCGCTTCGCCGTATTCCGGGCTTGAAGCGGAAATCTCAATCGCTTCCTTGGCCAGCATGAATTTCACGGCATGCGACCGCTGGTCGGCGAGCTGTGAGACGCGCCGCAGCGCGTCCTGGAGCTCGTTGCGCTCCAAAACCACTGTCTTACTGACGTCGCGTGGTAGCACGGCCTCGTAATTCGGAAATGTGCCCGTCAGTTTTCGCGAAGTGAGCAGGCGTCCGCCGAACTGAAAGAAGAGGTGGCTTTCGTCTTGCGCGAACTCGATTTCGCCGTCGTCGCCCGCCTCACCGCACAGCCGTTGCACCTCGGTCATCGCTTTCTTCGGAACGAGCACGCGAACCTCACCGGGGAGCCCGCTCAGTTTGTGCGGCATTTCCACCATGGCTAGGCGGTGGCCGTCGGTGGCCACCATGGTGATCGCAGCTGAATTCAGCACGAGCAGCGCACCGTTCAGCGTGTACCGCGACTCTTCCTGTGAGATGGCGAATATGGTCTTGGAAATAAGGCTTGCAAACAATTTCGACGGAATCTTCACCAGGGTCTGCGGGAAGGCGGGCAGCGCCGGAAAATTGTCCTTCGACATTCCGACCAACTTGTAAGTCTTCCGGTCGCAGACGATCTGCACCCAGTGGTTGTCGAGTAGCTTGAATTTGATCTCTTCTTCCGGCAACAAGCGCACCAAATCCAATAGTTTCTTGGCGGGGATGGTTCCCGCGCCCTCCTTTTTGACCTTCGCTTCGCACGATGTGCGGATGCTGAGTTCCAGGTCCGTCGCTGTGATGTACAGGCGGTTGCCCTTCGCTTCGCACAGCAGGTTCGACAGAATGGGAATCGTTGTCTTGCGCTCAATCACACCCTGTGTCAGATTGAGCTCTTCCACTAGGTCGAACTTTTTTACGCTAAATTCCATCGCGTGCTTCCCCCACGGGTCGCTTTTACCGGAGCAGGTACTTTACTTCTTTTCTTCAAATGAATAAATAGAGGAAATACCGTCGTAGCCGCCGCATCTGTGGATTTTTCGGAAAAATCGCCATCCCTTTACCATTCGCTGCCTTACCGCATTTCTTCGCCTGTGAATCGCCGCGCGCCCCATCGGAAATTCTGCGCTGCTGTTAGTCGGAGAGAGAAAAATTGCACAGAACTCACAGGCCACAGTGGCCGTGCCTGCGGAAAAGCCACGTATCTCTATCCAAATGAATCGAGTAGCCTGTTGATGGTCTTGTTCAATTCCTTGTCGGTGTGGCGTAAGGTCTCGATCTTGTGAATCGAGTGCAGTACTGTCGTGTGATGTTTCCCGCCGAATTGTCGGCCGATTTCCGGCAGGGATGCGGACGTGAGCTGCTTCACCATATACATCGCGATTTGTCGCGGGAACGCGATCGCTTTAGAGTTGCTCCGCACCTTTAAATCCTGCCCACGAAGTCCAAAATGTTCTCCCACGCGGCGCTGTATTTGATCGATCGAAACTTTTTTCTCTGCGGTATCGATGAGATTCTTCAGCACCTGCTGCGCCGTCGAAACGCTCAGCTCGATCCCCGTCAGCGACGTGTACGCCAGCAACCGAATCAGCGCGCCCTCAAGCTCTCGGATATTCGATTTGATCGATCGCGCGATGAATTCCGCGACGTCCTCGGCCAG
Encoded here:
- the dnaN gene encoding DNA polymerase III subunit beta, which translates into the protein MEFSVKKFDLVEELNLTQGVIERKTTIPILSNLLCEAKGNRLYITATDLELSIRTSCEAKVKKEGAGTIPAKKLLDLVRLLPEEEIKFKLLDNHWVQIVCDRKTYKLVGMSKDNFPALPAFPQTLVKIPSKLFASLISKTIFAISQEESRYTLNGALLVLNSAAITMVATDGHRLAMVEMPHKLSGLPGEVRVLVPKKAMTEVQRLCGEAGDDGEIEFAQDESHLFFQFGGRLLTSRKLTGTFPNYEAVLPRDVSKTVVLERNELQDALRRVSQLADQRSHAVKFMLAKEAIEISASSPEYGEAKEAIEKEYKGEPITIGFNAQYLLDFLAATADGPISVELKDDQSAGQMRPLADESSRYRYVVMPMRI
- a CDS encoding pentapeptide repeat-containing protein, with product MKLKFHFGPWAEERDEAVTAEQEAKGDATLTYWCRKFGDPELDEIVEEHRAWVESRGESGRKADLTGANFEGADLMGAPLQGANLMRANLKGADLLLADLRGACLIEADLSEANLVSTNLRGASLLGANLATATGLVARQLAGASLFGASVPESLYPFEGLAETTAVAKVLRILLAGMAAICAGVCIVVAKTKDAQLLKNSPFAPVPVVGGAIPMLAFYLIAPMLLAGIYICFHFYLQRLWDALGELPAVFPDGRRLTECVPLSMIALAPVRLAETNSERSAFRFLQRLIFKAIAYWMVPATLLLVWARYLAEQDWRGSLLQIFFILAAAAMSGFLPGKTNSIFGPARSSEQHANGHAGPWRTNWLTITALSGCILLVLLSVGAILGAPHDVSRAPELKRSDVRRWTANAFWVIGYDPFPNLTEAEISSPPQGWTGLDDLSAVKGARLENASLRYAQAYRAFFAKSRMQGADLKAAYLAEADFRGANLSNSSLASANLSRADLRAADLMYASLENAILAGARLDVANFYDAQMTGAQLARASIVKADLRGAILRSAEMNQTDLQGAYLGSAKLENAQLDGAQLSEAFLDSADLRGASLRGAIFQSAILSDADLHGANLDNADLRGALTLTAMQVCSTASHTGAQMDAPLEQQVEALCGDSP